aaatgtgtaaaatgtgatactccccttgtcattatgcatggataTTAAAATCAGATCAGATGTACAATACAGTATTACACAGAGTACACAAAGCAATATAGTACAAATATGTATAAAAGATAGGATAGTAAACAGTTAGTCATGCaatcactacaaaaaaactATTATCTAGTGGAGGTTATTTTGAGGAGGTTTTAAAAAACTCCCACAAACTAACATGATTGAAAaggattttaataaattacttaaGTGCTAATAATAAAGGGGGTTTAAATTCCTTTTAGAAGAGGTTtcccataaattataattactttctttttatctttttcttttcttcgatACTTTTCGTTTCCCTCTATGATTTTAGACTTTTTAAAACTCCCCCCAAATCAAAACCTAAAAGAACTTTTACCCAGATCAAAATTTTGCTCCAGATCAAAATGCCAAACCCTAAGAACTGTTCAGTTCTGCAACCTCAACTTCCTCAGCCTACTTCATCTTTGCTGTCATGCCTTCTCAACGAGGCGAGTTTAGCTGATGAGATCGCCGACGATCGTTGCCTCTTTGGCTCCATCCCGAAATCCCCCGCCAATGTCACTGTCCTAATCCTTTTCTCCTTCCCGGGAGGGTGCGTGCTGCTGCAAATGGCATCGACAAAGATGGTCGTTTCGATTGATCGGACCGGTATGGCACGTTGTTCCCCGAGGGTGCTTCGTCTCGGGTTTGCAGAAAAGGGGAAACGGTGTTTGAGCAAGAGGAGGAAGAGGCAAAGCCTATGGTGGAAGAGGCTTCAAGAATGGAAGTGAGTTCGAGAGGTGAGGGTTTGGATCGTGATGCCATGAAAGGGTTTGTTTCGCTTGTGATGGCGAGGATCGAATCCAATGACTATGCAGAGTATTTGAGAACAGAGCTTGTGCACCAAACAGTCTTGTCTCAGGATCCTAATAACACTCTTCTTCTTTCCAACTATGCCCAGTTCCTCTACCTCGTTGCACACGATTATGACAGGTTCGAAcctattaacttttttttactgtGTTCATCTTACTTTTACTGAttcataatattgttttatgaaaatatttcattGCTAAGCCATCACCGTGAACTATTTAGATAAACTCAAACGTAGTTGTTCCAATTTGAATAGTAATTTCAAAGTCTAACTCTAAATATGTTGTTCAATTAGATNTTCACtgtgaattgatttacctttcTTAATTGTTCTCAATAATCGATTTTTATGGACTCTGGCTTCCTCGACGTTAATGGAAATTCACATCTGGATTGAGATTTTAGACTTCGCTTTTTCAAAAACGTGTTCATTTATTGATTAAGTGTTCTAATGAGTTCAAAAGCTTCCGCTTATAGTACCTTGCAAATcttatgcatgttttaattATCATCTCTTTCAAGacctcaacaacaaaatttttcttAATGCAGTGAAAGGTAAGATATTACAtctctattatattttaatttggcaGGGATCCAATTTTTTATTGCTTATCAAGTACTGTTGTGCAGCCTTTTCACCTTTGAAACTCAGATTAGGTGGAAGTTTGCAAGATAAGTTAATATATGGCACATATGGCACTGAAGATTACCACCAACCTTGTACTCCTTTTGTTAAGGACGCTTCTAAGATGTTTGGTTTCACGCAAGGGTGCCTTCCATTGAAAAGATGGGATGAACTCaactacttttttaaaaaagctgGGTAAAATTGAATTCTCCGTGGAATATGCATGTGTGTTTTGAACCAACAAGATTCTCCTTGTGGACTTGAAAAACatatttctaaaacatttttgaaCTGTTTATTTCAGGGCTAAGATCATTTTTTGATTAAATGCTCTTGCTGGAAAATCAATTCATGGTAATTTTGCAACAGGACCTTGGAATTCCACCAATGCTTTACAAATATGTTTGTAACCAAGATAACGCTCTTAACAGGTATACTGATACACTGAAGGCATGTGCATTAGATGTTGATGTCTCATTGATGATTAGAGGTGACATGGCTTATATTGGTGAGAAAAGAGTTAACTTATCGGGTGGACAGAGAGCTCTTGCTTTGGCAAGGTGCTAACTTCctattctctttttattctAACTATTGTTACTTTCATttgtaattaatgttcaaaGATTAAGTCGTCAAGCTTTAGTAAATAACACTGTTTTGAGTTTGTGCTGCTATAATGGTATGGATACTACTAGACTGGGCTTTAATGTATTCCAATAAggttttgctttatttttgtcTCATTTTGGGCAGCTAGAATATGTAGTTGTGTACTGATTGGTCTGGATATGGCTGCAGTTTGTGAGGCTATTACAAAAGTTATGGACCAAAAGGTAATTAACAGAGTAAAATTACTTAGATAGTATGTAAGTGTTTAGCTACATTAAAAGAGAAGCGCAAAGGTACCCAAGCAACCACTTACTACAGAATCAGGGAAGTACCCTTAAGTATAATTGGAAAAAGTCCCTAATATatgttttgtattaattttagtGCAACATTTAactgataaaattaataaaaattNcttatctttttgttttacttttaatattattttatattaatgcaaaatgtttcatttttattcttaaacaagttaatagaaaaattaaatgaaagaaactcaaatatataaaaatgttgaataaagtgaattaaaaatacttaattttataaaatacttgaaagacttaattaaatgtaaacataagatatttctttcattcaacaATTAGATTGAAAGTTCAAGTTATATGATTTACNTATAAGTTTAAAGACTCTTATTAAGTCTACCAAGTTGGTTTCAAAGTTTGAGATGAAGTATTGAATTTCATGTAAACTTTAAGGGTAAACAGTGTGGTGCTGGGGATTGATTTGAGGATCAATAATTACCTATcttttgttatgttttaatAACTACTGATAAGgatttgttatgttttaatattaatatttttatgtttaagtttttaaatgattgGACTTTGTAATATGCTAGAGTTTCTCATGTCTGATTAGTTTTGAAGTCTTCGAGCCAAGCATCNGTCATTCGCATATAAATGTTGCCAAGGGAATTTCCATTGATTTTGAGTGAAATGACAAGAACAGTCTTTTGATTGCATGATAGCTTGTTTGTTCGtgacaataaatatatatagctTGCAGTGAATGATCTGTCTTGATTGCGTACATCGTGAAAGTACTATGATGTAAACATTTTCATTAGGGAGATATTTTTTATGCTTGATGTCTTAATTGCTGTTGCAGGGACAGAAGACATAGAAGAAAACAGGGTATTACTAGTCAAAGTGATACTTGAGGAGCAGGTTTGGAAACTCTCTTTAATCTTTCTATAGCAAAAAATATGTGGAAGATTCCCTAGTTTGTTATGGAAAATTGcatgtgtttttatatttttgtaacttttgcAGTTGAAGAAAGTAGATTTAGGTATCAGAGCTCTACAGAACCGAAAATTCCAGCTAGAGGTTAGTTTTCACAAGATGCCATCGTACTCACTACTATAATTTGAATAATGACTTTTAAAACTGAAttcaatttgattaatttttttatatattatttttaaaatgtgagcACAtgtaattgagtttattttattaatttttttatattatttcagcAAGCTCGTGATGCAAATGAGTCAGAGTCTCCTTTGAATACAAGACAATCAGACAATCATATGGTGGAAGTAACATTTAGAAAAgttatgatattgttttaggATAAAACTATACCTAGTTTATTATGAATTGAGtaacatttctttctttgtaaCTACTTCAATGGAATTACATTGACTTCTAGCCTATCNGGAATTGATTATATACAATtgtttctcaatttatttttctaaattcctTCTTATTGAGGGGCTTTTGTGTCATggtatcattttttattcagaGGAATCATTTGTttggtatttaataattttaaaaagaaattaaatttacttaattttgaaattgaaaaaaaaagaaaagaaagaagttatTGGAAATagatagttattatatattttaataatcatcaaacaaaaaacaatattatatattttaataatcatcaaataaaaaaagtgataaaaatataaaggaggttaaaaacctcctcaaaataatagtcagtaatagaggaggtttttaccctccgcagaaaacccccgcaaattgaatatatagaggaggtttttaccctccgcagaaaaacccccgcaaattgaatatatagaggaggtttttaccctccgcagaaaAACCCCCACAAATTGAATATGATACCAGGGGGCGAAAAAAACCCCCGCAGATAGTttgtggcgactcaaactgTGGGGGTTTGAAAAACCCCCGGAATTTATTTAacggagggtaaaaacccccgcaaatcgaaaaaaaaaacccctctaaataagcttttttttgtagtgaatgatacaatcaacaatctcccaatattatctcaaataagatatataaagatcaatttatatCAAAGATAATAACAGATATTCAAaataagcaatcaatgaaagaataaccaaattctagaattggaatttataaccctatTAAAGAACAGTCGATTGCTGTATTTCTCCAGTTGAATATATTGCTTTCCAATgttgttgaattccacttgtaattctgaaagcaatgttcttcgtgcaaaactttcaaaaaatcctttccagatcaagcattttagttaagcaagaattataatcaaTAGTAACAAAAGTCAGAATATAAAGATGTAAAATTGTTCAAGCATATTCGACTTCACTCAtaacatagtcgaatcaatcaatcagTATATCAGATATTAAACAATGACATTAAAGTAATTGGATTGATtctaaaaactaatttcattCCTTGAGAAAAGATGTTACATGATAGGACCAGACGAGGAGAACAAAAGGACAAAGAATGGCATTATAAGCCATGTATAAAAGATGACAAAggataacaaaatatatcaaaacgCACGAGAAACATCTAAGGAAGACAAGATTCCTAGCTCTCTAATCTAGTCAGAAGGTTTCGGTTGAATCCTTCTCATCAtacttctctttttttaaattcatatttccTTTCTGCAGAAGTGTAAGACTCTCAATTTTATCATGCAGAATCCTTATCTGTTCGGCGGCCtatttctcaaaatttgatTCAGGAAAGAAACTTGTTCCTTTAATTGTCAACTCTAATGTCTTTCCTGTAATGTCTTCAGAAAAGTTTTCTCCCATAAATCTCCATCCATTTATGGTCTTTTTACTAATCCAAGAGACATAAGAGAGTCTCTGTCAAATAACACTTTTTAAGATAGAAAGTGAGTGGAAAACCTATTAATAATGTGAATAATGTGAATAatgtattaaaccaaaatttatgaaattttagcttgaaaaagtaaacatgatGGACATGTagatttgttaataataattcaattttgtaGTGGTAGTTCAACACATAAACTTTCGTGTAAAGtacttttatttgaaaaaaaaatataatgatgataaaatctttttcagAACGCAGTAAACATCAAATTATTCTTCAATAATAAGagtaataaaaaaggaaagcGTGACTTTTACTTcagatttaatttttaagaaaggAGTCCAAATGAAATGGTTGTAATTAACAATGATagttaacaaaaaattatgaccTTGAAAATAGTTGATACTTAAAAGACCTCAAATATGAACATGTATTAGTTCAAAAAATCTAGAAGATGTAGTATGACTATTTcgaaaaaacaaaatcttttgttTGGAGTAAAACAAACATCACAAACGTCAAATTTATGGaaaagaattttataataatgagaaaaatatttgcTTCATTACTTTGTTAGAAACATGACCAAACTTTAAATGCCACAACATGGAATCAttcacaatattattattaataaatattattgtacaaTATATCATGCaaagtgttattaataatgGAAAAACATTGATTGAAAAAAGGACCAGTATTAAGTCAACGTAGTCAAGTCATTCTTAGTAGAATTCAAAAGACAAAAGAGACCTTACTTCTTATACCAATCATCTTCAAGGTGAATTTATGCATAAGTATAAGAAAAAGAGTACCATAAAATTGGAAGAAATAAGTTTGGATATAAAAGTCAAATACATTACAAAATGATGTACCTAAAAATTATTAGGCAAAACCAAGTCACCTAATCCAACACTACCATAATATTTCACTAAAACATATGGTTAGGAAGAGAAAAAAGGTATAGGTTTAACAATTACAAGagaattaaacaaatattaataataacaaatataattaataacaagagaattaaacaaatattaataataacaaatataattaataacaccACTATTAAGTACCCAGTAcccataaagaagaagaaatgtgtACTTGGAAGGAATTTTTTGGAGTTTATTCAACATGATTCCCATAGTGAGAAACATCCTTATTTTATCAAAGGAGATCGAGAAAAGTATGATATGACTTCTTTAAAAGAGTAATTGAGTCCGATTAGAACTTCCTTATGTACTAATGTTGAGATATGCTGTCAAAATCTACCATATAGTCAAATTGTCAAATTGGTAGAAGTCATTGAAGTGATGTTACCTTTGCCTTTGATTTTGTACCGATATGCACAAATTTCGAAATAAGAATCAATTGTATGATTAGTcttcttgcattttttttagGAGTATCCTTAGCACTACCTCTACAAAAAAATCACCACCATGAAGAATCACCACACTTAAAGAAAGAAGATTTTATGGGAGCATGAGTTAATGCAACAAATGTTACATAGTCATTAGGAAGGGAAAACAGATATATGCCACTAATTTTTTGAGTTCATATCGTTAGAAAAAAAAGTCTTGGTTATGAAGGGTATAGGatccattattaaaatgttgaaCCGAATCCAAgaatcactagtgcagaaagggttttagacgtctcttattttggacttttaacatCATTTCCACAACCGACGTTTATACgagtgacgttaatgggacgtcgaaatTCCAAATAACCGACGTTTATTTAGACGTCAGTTCATGTCATCCCCGACGTCTAAGGccactatatagacgtcggactaggcctcaaccgacgtctaatgacactatatatagacgtcggactagGCCTCAACTAACGTCTAAAGGCAcaacacatacaacacacaagagtaagggtaagctaggtttcAAGAGCATACAAGTTATCATATAACATAACATAGAAACCATATTcatacaagaaataaaataaaacgtcTTAGCATGTTATGACTCTCTAGACTCGtccagacttagaatgaatatcgatctaaggcgggttgtgcacttgtggtggcttctactgctttgcaaagccattgccaacgggtttcaccctaccacacacacaagTGTTAGTCCGTTACCGCACAATAGGCCTCCAAGAAGcgcctacactaggacctcttactactctcaccacaccATCAATCCTCtgtaagtgagaatgaaagaccgttagagtgttaggataaccccccataaagaagcctcatatattcattctaaacactatgatgatctcacctagagatcttactttGATTCTCAAAATCAAGTTATACTCCTCTTTGAATTCACAACTCAACATTTTCTAATCATATAGTCATATACAATATCATCTCAAACTATAAATCTATTATACATCATCATCCATGTAAAGCAGAAGAAAAAAGAACCAAAACAGAGCGAGCCAAGTCGCATAGCACACAAGGTAAAAAGGCAAGACAACAAAAATTCGCACAACGCACCACCCTTGGTGCACTAAGTGAATTTTCCTTATGGCTTGACAACAAAAATTCGCATAGCACACCCCCtgtggtgcgctgagcgaattattCTGACAGCATGACAGTaaaaattcgcatagcgcacaagGTGCGTTATGCaactctgcataatctgcaaCACTCTAAAGCTTGCATAATTAAGCAACTCTACCCTCCCATACCAATTCTAATCATTTTGATGAACTTCTAGCACTCCTAACTTGAtctatatgataaattaaactTACCAAATCAATTCTAACACTCCCTAACTTCATTAATTATCTAGTGATTAAGCATAGATCTATACTCTAAAACTTCTATTTCATCAACCTAGATACCAAATTCTAAATCTACCacttaaaaaactatttttaacacTTTTAGAACTTCTAATAAGTCAAATTGACTTATTTAAGTTGTCTAAATTGGCTAGAACAACCTGAAATACCCAATTCAAATTTTGACTACCTTTGTTCTCTTCATAGGAACTAAAACCCCCAATACCTCACATGACTCTCTTCTATTAAATTGTTTAGCAGAATTCATTCCATTTAACCACTCCATATCATCACAACACTGCATTAATACCGGTTCATCAGCATCCAATTCACACAATTACAGAGTCAATCGACAGCACATGTTCAAATAggaaaaaaatcacaaagtttCAGAtttactaaaatcaaaatccaaCACAAAATATTCACATGCATTCTATCCTAATGTCTATTAAATCTAACTCATGCAACTCAAGCATTTCACAGAACAACAATTCATCTCATACAACCCTAACTCAAAAGAACAGAAAAGAACCCAGCTTCCCTTATCTCTAATGCACACAGTCGAGCTCAAGGAGACCCCAAATACGTCCTTTTTACTTTCAGAAATGCTAGGCTATCTACggatcatcaattgatgatggataaCAAGTTTTAGAACTAAATTTAGGCTAGAATTGTGAAGGAAAACACCATGGGCTACATGCATCAAGATTAGTTGCATGTTTACAGCCCAACAGTTGCacgaagaagagaaaataatgtACTGGCgaggaaattgaaaaattgatcGGATGGAAGCATGGCCTTCTACTTCGTCATCGCTAGGGCACTACCAAAGCTGAGATTTACTGGTTCAATGAAGAATgaatttagagagaaggtagaacTTAGAGGAGTTTAACCtctagagaaagaaaagggtTTGTAAGAATGAACTTGGAactatattaacatttttatttatattaagaaaatgaaaattttaggtTCTTACAAATacaaatcaatataatatataattttaaaattacgaATGATAATGTAGGGTTAGTCATGAGGGTTAGTTTGTTAGTCCGCAAGAAAAAGTGAGGTGCAAACAAAGCATTTTAACTTGTTGATCTGTTTAGCCAATCCTAAATAACTTGTAACTCGCACGTGTCAATGACAGGACAAAATAGATCGACCTGCGAAacctgtaatttttttattatattttaatatctaagtTAGACAAAATTctcttactttattttattttagtttgctATTCCATCACTCCATACTTGAATAACTAAGTTATTTGCTTGCAATtgctatagttttttttttagtttagacaataatttattttttatttataaaaaaattaactttgacatatttatttaatatgaacttaatcttttatacctacttaatttatttctattgtTAACGGGAAGTCAATGAATAGAATAAAGATgtgaaatattaaaacaaaattataattagaacaTTGTATAAATTGTGTGGACTGACTTGCAGGTCCAGGCGAACCAATAAAACCAATTGACAGTTCTTATACAAAGTACATAGACCAatccaactcaggtttttacaAACCAAACTCTATTTAAAACTACattctataaaaattaatatagttgGTATACTAGTTGATGTGCGACGTATAGTTTTCTTACTAAGGTTTATATACTTATAAACCACATTTGGTTGTTTCTAGGAGGATCAATCATACATTTTTAACCACGAAATGCCAAAACATTTAACTTTATGATTAGGCTCCGTGTTGCCAGTGGGTCCTTCAACAAATTTACATGTAGTATATTCTGTGTTAATGTATATCTACCTTCCCATTATCAACATCTTAAGCTAGCTTTTCAATTCTTTACTAATTCATTTCCACCACTTTTACTTTCTTAGCCACAACCCATCCCTTTGACCTATCCATTTATAAtccaataattaaataaactaacaacTGGCTAGTGCTCATCAACCTTGAAAGATCAAAGTAAACATAGatgtttaaaagttaaattacaaGTGTTCTTCCTTTTCTAATCACAAACCTGACAGCTGAATAagaatcccaaaatattatgatattttccAACATACACGCAAGAGCAAGACATTCTTGCCtactttctttcaatttctagAGTATACgcatttaatcttttaaaacaaaatcaacaaagtATTTACtgttatttctttagtttttatcCCTCTTCGTATTCTTAGAATGTCTAGAACtattaaatatcttattatGGACTTATAGCCGATCGATCGGTACGATGGCATACCGTCTAGCTGTTGACGTGCAAAAAAGAGTTTCATAATTATTCGGTTCCGACAACAGTTGAGCATAGTTAAAgcgtaattaatattataactgCTATAAAAGAGTGGTTAAGATTTacattaatgatcattaaaagataaattaattgatcaaattttataaattttaattttcaagtaAAGTCACTTTTACCATAACTAAATTACTTTAAGATCTCTAGATAAAAATTCTAACTTGAACGTCAAATTTATTACCagaacaaggaaaaaaaaaagagaacacaTTCGACAAGACAGGAATAATACACAAGTGTCATAATTGTCCCATTACAACATAAACAGAATATATAAGAAAAGGAAAGgagaaaaacattttcattattaGATTGAAAGAACACAGCTATTACATATCTTATTCTTatgaatataacatttttttcacgTGAATTATGTCAAACACACAACATCTTAAAAGTTATTTCCATTTATAACGTGTCAAAGAGAAGGGTGCCCCCactgaataaaatatgaaagcagataatattttaaagggtGAGAACTTTTACATGAACTTTGTCATGGGCGAACCATGGTCCAACATAATCTATAATGGACAAGATTTCGTGAAGAAATAAATCATGGTTTCAAACGATGAAGAATATATTCCTACTGATAAAAAGGAAATCATGATCTACATTGTTGCAGCTTATTGGGTCGAAGAACTTCATATTAATCAGCATTAGGAATGGCAGATCATCGATAGTGGAAAGCTGATGATACCTATAAAGACGCACAAAAGTCATACTTCGGAATAATAAACCTTTATGCTAATAATTGAGCAGTACCCGTACGTTGCATGGGTTCCAATTTCAAAAGTACAAGTTCTCATTTAAAAGTaaccaatttataatttttgaaaaagttaaggAAGTTCGGTCCCATTATTCatttttgaattcaaaatcCTTATGATCAATTTTCAATGGTAATCAGAATTCTTAAGACACTTGTTAAGGAATCATAGGTGAGGTTTTTAGTAGAACACGttggaatatatttttcttaaaccatttAACGCGTTGAAAcgattttaaatatatcttttaattatttaactgaAACCATGGTAAGATCGATATAAATTATACCAATATTTCAATTAACATcctgaattggctagttgggaAAATGTTCACACAAATCAAACTTGTTTCAGTGAACCACACCTGAACCTTGACTTGCACAGCAGATTCAGTATTTCACCATGTTTTGCGTTTGCTACTTTTTCCTCAATTTGGTTTAAAAGTCCAGTTTTTCACATACTGTTCCTGACAATTAGTTTAATTACACTTCTCCCAAGGGTGTGATTTCTTAAGGAACAAGCATTATTAATCCATTGATTTTTGTAACAACTTTTACAAACTTCAAGTGTCTCACTTCCACCACACGAGCAGGCTCCAAGACTTGCAGTTGATGTCAACAGTTTCAATGTGACCATATTCATTGATTTTGTAAACAATATCAAATGGGGTATGCCGTTGTAACACTTTATTGGTCCACTCCTGTCTcatcagaagaaaaaaaggtttcattttgaaattttggttCAGAAAAACTTCGCCCAAAAAATCTACCAAGGGTAACAGATGTGAATCTATGACCGTCTAGTAGAGTTTGTTGCGGATGGTAAAAAGGTTTAAGCTGTTAGATAGACATAGGAATTGGTGTTCCTTTTACTATCTTTAACACGTATGATAGTAGTGTTAAAATAACGTTTGAGACAACTAGTATCACATCAATATATATTAGTCATTAGTTCTGCTGAGTTTTGAAATTACTTGCGAATCATATTCATGGAAGAAAACATGTAATGATGAAGTAAATGTTACTAATGTAATCGTATATACTGAGAATAAAGCAATGGTTACGGTTTTGAAGAATTCAAAAGACAGTAATAAAGGTGGAATGGTGTGCACACATAAACTTTCATTCCAAAGTAGAAAAACAATAccaattttattgattttggtaGGGAGTTACAAGTGCAAACCTTAAGATTCTCCTAGTAGTGGTAGTAGTGAGGGCTTAACAAGACCAAAAACAGAAGGTTTGATCTTCAACTGGGAACCGGAACGTGAAAGGATTTTCAGGTGGTTCATCATAGCAGACATATTCAACTTCAAACTTTGGTAGAAGTGGCATGTTTTGGCTGAGGATGTCTTCCTCATCCTGTGAGAAATCCGAGTGGTCTGGTTCCAGAGCATGAGAGGAATCTGCAGGCTCAAAGAGTGAGGATTGGTTTCCATCAATGAAATGTGGGCTCTCCGAATCAAGCACGTCACTTTTAGCTGAATTAGCATCTTTCTGTTTGCTTATTACCATAACAGGAAGTGCCACTTTGGATTCATTTTTAGAACCTCCATTTATGATCAAATCCTTCTGCTCTTTATGCCCTGAGTTGACAGCATCACAGCTGGTATCATCCAAATTctgtttctctttctctctggGAATCACCTTCATCAGAGAATAAACCTGTAACAAGGAAAAACTAAACTGATAATCTACTAAAGAACTTAATTCAtgcaaaggaaagaaagagcAGAGGAAGATTTTTTGAGTTAGTGTTTGTTTATTACTGTTAAAAATACTATGTGGAATTTTTTCTAAACCACAATTTGTTGAGATTCACTAGTTTTGTTTGGTAGACCacaaaaaagaagttaaatGGATGACTTTATTTATGTCTAACCATTGTTACCTCTTCCTTGAGTTTGTCATTCTCTTGAACGAGATTGTCATAGTCCCTTTTGAGAATGTCATAGCGAGCTTTCAGCATGCCATAGTCTTTTTCTAGCTGTTTGGTCTTGAACCTTGCCCTACGGTTTTGGAACCATATGGCCACTTGCCTTGGTTGCATGCCAAGTTCCTTTGCAAGTTGGACTTTCCTTTCGGGTTCAAGCTTGTTTTCCATCTCGAAGTTACTTTCAAGGAACTGAACTTGTTCGCTTGTGAGCCTCCTTTTCTTACCGGGTTGATGTGGGAATACCTCAAAATCCTCATCATCGtcgttttcttctctctcaaccCCTCGGAAGAAGGGCCGCCTATCCCTCACATTCACCACATTAACCAAGGATTTTGAGCCTGAATTCAAAACACCAGAAAGGATAATAACCAAGCTATAGAGTTCAAAAATAAACGGTTTtcagtgaaaaaaaataatcttttttaactTGGTTTCATATGGGAAAGATTCTTTATCAGAAGAAAACCAGTATATACAGGAAACCCAATTCTgattttgttaagaaaa
This genomic stretch from Vigna radiata var. radiata cultivar VC1973A chromosome 7, Vradiata_ver6, whole genome shotgun sequence harbors:
- the LOC106767567 gene encoding homeobox-leucine zipper protein HAT5, whose product is MAGEKLNGGSSMTLLLQKERLPCSPEHIQTFWVQNSQPSFQGSKSLVNVVNVRDRRPFFRGVEREENDDDEDFEVFPHQPGKKRRLTSEQVQFLESNFEMENKLEPERKVQLAKELGMQPRQVAIWFQNRRARFKTKQLEKDYGMLKARYDILKRDYDNLVQENDKLKEEVYSLMKVIPREKEKQNLDDTSCDAVNSGHKEQKDLIINGGSKNESKVALPVMVISKQKDANSAKSDVLDSESPHFIDGNQSSLFEPADSSHALEPDHSDFSQDEEDILSQNMPLLPKFEVEYVCYDEPPENPFTFRFPVEDQTFCFWSC